In Notolabrus celidotus isolate fNotCel1 chromosome 22, fNotCel1.pri, whole genome shotgun sequence, one genomic interval encodes:
- the nrde2 gene encoding LOW QUALITY PROTEIN: nuclear exosome regulator NRDE2 (The sequence of the model RefSeq protein was modified relative to this genomic sequence to represent the inferred CDS: deleted 2 bases in 1 codon) produces the protein MALFPAFAGEATNKDEDLSKELDWLKNKSFQTSEALTLHNRFVEKTSERQNQKESSVGRDVSSAEQEEEEESNVPPKKKKKKSEKKKKKKKKHKKKSGRYSGSSGSDSDTVYPSDLKREEEEDCPKPTPLASCFSWLDDLQTPTGQAFCVDRKADPANWTYKSLYRGDVARYRRKGSSSLGLNSHRQGVSWEESESNKKQKGGDKKKGADRYFSTVSRQLLRSEPPVPAIPTVPECSDGISAIPFLPLCEEKKGGQTGDRVQTSSVNPLGVYDSSTALWLQGKGLQDQTEQQKEDTQKEKGEVLLAGRTEDFNRRLREQPADTQLWIEFIRYQDELTATAFGGEEEQQGSDVAERRKSSYRAVLEKKLSIAERAVAVNPSCVDLQLERLRICKELWEPSLLAKEWKKLVFLHPNSTSLWKKYLLFTQSYFSNFSVSKVNSAYGKCLSTLSAVRDGSMVSHTAQPGIEEDMLDILTLQCHFLRQAGHCEKAISLFQAMMDFTFYKPDSVQKLSTKQQVEFFEPFWDSGEARVGEVGARGWKAWMQQQERGGWLQPNAEEDEEEEEEEEEVKDRSQPRWTVWLDVETSREAAHWLPWRPDKTKGQSEEDCEDPDRQVLFDDIGSSLICLSSPELQLRLLLRFFSFLGLPVDSVLSDAPCQPGLLLENLSVLTQGNELCHPLTSSNLPDLGVNSVGHMTTLQGTRKWIGLGKLGEKFVTYVFSMIQPVVPAQHRAVLSLSWMQYEKLKVLRCLRCSNKKRLRSQGKSSKRIAKQLLKESDNRSSLVLWREYGHLESMLGNLDEARKVFSTASALGGAKGLRSASLCELCLLWAQLEVENKEGSPGGGLSDVTTSLAVCVLTRLAAEGASSSSSSSESLSPVSILKARRTYEQTLTAVLSGLDQNTQNLEANRKEEDLLGEKLRLRGLVGCYALFQYLTMGIQAANLVYSQAIERMEELHRTLKLGHEKTELPSQSAGDSSHTNRRCVNRLASECEEIAVQQAALLRYHNSINVFPLATLRQMLTSSLSTWSSSAPLWRIYIQVENRYHSAGRARRFFHSVTRNNCKVLPRLFSVVAEQQRKLLVDAAQRSCCHDAALPILPENGLSNRIHGLFENAIATELGSHCPLLWRMYMNFLASEGRVDKAKGIFYKALQNIPWAKGLYMDAVQLFPVHLQEFVDLMTEKELRLRLPLEELDILLED, from the exons ATGGCTCTGTTTCCAGCTTTTGCAGGAGAAGCGACTAACAAAGATGAAGATTTGTCCAAAG AATTAGACTGGCTGAAAAATAAGAGTTTCCAGACCAGTGAGGCTCTCACTCTTCATAATCGATTTGTTGAGAAGACAAGTGAGAGGCAGAACCAGAAGGAGTCGAG TGTTGGTAGAGATGTAAGCTctgcagagcaggaggaggaagaagagagtaACGTAccaccaaaaaagaaaaagaagaagagtgaaaagaagaagaaaaagaagaagaaacacaaaaagaaaagtggaagATATTCTGGCAGCAGTGGGTCTGACTCTGACACAGTTTACCCCAGTGACctcaaaagagaagaagaggaagattg TCCCAAACCTACTCCATTAGCGAGTTGTTTCTCTTGGTTGGATGACCTCCAGACGCCCACAGGGCAGGCTTTCTGTGTCGACCGCAAAGCAGACCCAGCCAACTGGACATACAAGTCCCTGTACAGGGGAGACGTAGCCAG GTATAGGAGGAAAGGCAGCTCATCCTTGGGTCTGAACTCTCACAGACAGGGAGTCAGCTGGGAGGAGTCCGAGTCAAATAAGAAACAGAAAGGCGGGGACAAGAAGAAAGGAGCAGACAGATACTTCTCTACTGTCAGTCGCCAGCTGCTGAGGTCCGAGCCTCCTGTTCCTGCAATACCAACTGTTCCTGAGTGCAGTGATGGCATCAGTGCCATCCCCTTCCTCCCACTGTgtgaggagaaaaaaggaggacagacag GTGACAGAGTGCAGACATCATCAGTCAATCCCCTGGGTGTGTATGACTCCTCCACGGCCCTCTGGCTGCAGGGGAAGGGACTGCAGGACcagacagagcagcagaaggAGGACACACAGAAGGAGAAGGGTGAAGTGCTGCTGGCTGGGAGGACTGAAGATTTTAACAGGCGACTCAGAGAGCAGCCGGCAGACACACAGCTTTGGATAGAATTCATCAGATACCAG GATGAACTGACTGCAACAGCATTTGGAGGTGAGGAGGAACAACAGGGCAGTGATGTGGCTGAGCGTCGCAAGTCCTCTTACAGAGCAGTCCTGGAGAAAAAACTAAGCATCGCAGAGCGTGCAGTTGCTGTCAACCCGAGCTGCGTAGATCTGCAGCTGGAGAGGCTCAGGATCTGCAAAGAGCTGTGGGAGCCCTCGCTACTAGCTAAAGAATGGAAGAAACTG GTGTTCCTCCACCCAAACAGTACCTCCCTGTGGAAAAAGTACCTTCTGTTCACCCAGAGCTACTTCAGCAACTTCAGCGTGTCAAAGGTCAACTCAGCTTATGGGAAGTGTCTCAGTACACTCAGCGCTGTACGTGATGGCAGCATGGTCTCTCATACGGCTCAGCCAGGGATCGAGGAGGACATGCTGG ATATTTTGACCCTGCAGTGTCACTTCCTGCGTCAGGCTGGTCACTGTGAGAAGGCCATCTCTCTGTTTCAGGCAATGATGGACTTTACCTTCTACAAACCGGATAGTGTACAAAAACTGTCCACTaagcagcag gTTGAGTTCTTTGAGCCGTTCTGGGACAGCGGGGAGGCGAGAGTTGGGGAGGTTGGGGCCCGAGGTTGGAAAGCCTGGATGCAACAACAAGAGCGAGGAGGGTGGTTACAACCTAATgcag aggaagatgaggaggaggaagaggaggaggaggaggtaaagGATCGGAGCCAGCCCAGATGGACGGTTTGGTTAGACGTGGAGACGTCTCGTGAAGCAGCTCACTGGCTGCCCTGGAGGCCTGACAAAACCAAGGGCCAATCAGAAGAGGACTGTGAGGATCCTGACAGACAG GTGTTGTTTGATGACATCGGTTCGTCCCTGATTTGTCTCTCTTCACCAGAGCTCCAACTCCGTCTTCTGCTCcgtttcttttcattcttgggaCTGCCTGTAGACTCTGTGCTCTCTGATGCCCCCTGCCAACCGGGCCTGCTCCTGGAGAACCTTTCAGTACTCACTCAGG GTAATGAGCTCTGCCATCCTCTGACATCCAGCAACCTACCTGACCTTGGTGTCAACTCTGTAGGTCACATGACTACTCTCCAGGGAACGAGGAAGTGGATAGGGCTTGGGAAACTGGGGGAAAAGTTTGTCACCTATGTTTTCAGCATGATCCAACCTGTTGTTCCTGCCCAGCACCGGGCCGTCCTGTCTCTCAGTTGGATGCAGTATGAGAAACTCAAG GTCTTGCGTTGTCTGCGTTGCAGCAACAAAAAGCGCCTTCGCTCTCAGGGCAAGAGCAGCAAACGGATCGCAAAGCAGCTCCTCAAAGAATCGGACAACCGCTCGTCGTTGGTGCTGTGGCGGGAGTACGGACACTTGGAGTCGATGCTGGGCAACTTGGATGAGGCTCGTAAAGTCTTCTCCACAGCCTCAGCTTTAGGGGGAGCCAAGGGGCTGAGGAGCGCCTCCCTGTGTGAGCTGTGTCTGCTGTGGGCCCAGCTGGAGGTGGAGAACAAGGAAGGCTCACCAGGAGGAGGACTCTCTGATGTCACCACATCcctagctgtgtgtgtgctaacCAGGCTCGCAGCGGAAGGAGCCTCCTCATCGTCC TCATCCTCTGAGTCCCTGTCTCCAGTTTCCATTCTGAAAGCCAGGAGGACTTATGAGCAGACTCTAACAGCTGTCCTGTCAGGCCTCGACCAAAACACCCAAAACCTTGAGGCCAACAGAAAAG AAGAGGACCTGCTTGGAGAGAAGCTGCGGCTGAGAGGTCTGGTGGGCTGCTACGCTCTGTTCCAGTACCTCACGATGGGAATCCAAGCAGCTAACCTCGTCTATAGCCAGGCCATAGAGCGGATGGAGGAGCTGCACCGCACGCTGAAACTTGGCCATGAGAAAACTGAGCTTCCTAGCCAGTCGGCGGGTGATTCCAGTCACACTAACCGGCGCTGTGTGAACAGGCTAGCTTCAGAGTGTGAGGAAATAGCAGTGCAGCAGGCAGCATTGCTTCGGTACCACAACAGCATCAATGTGTTTCCACTGGCAACACTGAGACAGATGCTGACCTCTTCGCTCTCCACCTGGTCCAGCAGCGCCCCTCTGTGGAGAATATACATACAG GTGGAGAACCGTTACCACAGTGCTGGACGGGCGCGTCGTTTCTTTCACTCTGTAACCAGGAACAACTGTAAGGTGCTGCCACGCCTCTTTTCTGTTGTTGCTGAACAACAAAGGAAGCTGCTGGTTGATGCTGCTCAGAG
- the LOC117805760 gene encoding tubulin beta-4B chain produces MREIVHLQAGQCGNQIGAKFWEVISDEHGIDPSGTYHGDSELQLERINVYYNEASGGKYVPRAVLVDLEPGTMDSVRSGPFGQIFRPDNFVFGQSGAGNNWAKGHYTEGAELVDSVLDVVRKEAESCDCLQGFQLTHSLGGGTGSGMGTLLISKIREEYPDRIMNTFSVVPSPKVSDTVVEPYNATLSVHQLVENTDETYCIDNEALYDICFRTLKLTTPTYGDLNHLVSATMSGVTTCLRFPGQLNADLRKLAVNMVPFPRLHFFMPGFAPLTSRGSQQYRALSVPELTQQMFDAKNMMAACDPRHGRYLTVAAIFRGRMSMKEVDEQMLNVQNKNSSYFVEWIPNNVKTAVCDIPPRGLKMAATFIGNSTAIQELFKRISEQFTAMFRRKAFLHWYTGEGMDEMEFTEAESNMNDLVSEYQQYQDATAEEEGEFEEEGEEELA; encoded by the exons ATGAGGGAAATCGTGCATCTGCAGGCGGGTCAGTGTGGAAACCAAATCGGGGCAAAG ttctgggAGGTGATAAGTGACGAACATGGCATCGACCCGTCTGGGACGTACCACGGAGACAGCGAGCTGCAGCTGGAGCGGATCAACGTCTATTACAACGAGGCATCAG GTGGCAAATATGTCCCCCGTGCAGTGCTGGTGGACTTGGAGCCAGGCACGATGGATTCTGTGAGGTCTGGTCCCTTTGGCCAAATCTTCAGACCAGACAATTTTGTCTTCG GCCAGAGTGGAGCTGGTAATAACTGGGCTAAAGGCCACTACACCGAGGGAGCTGAGCTGGTGGACTCAGTCCTGGATGTGGTGAGGAAGGAGGCAGAGAGCTGCGACTGCCTCCAGGGcttccagctcacacactcactgggAGGCGGAACCGGCTCTGGTATGGGCACTCTGCTCATCAGCAAAATTCGGGAGGAGTATCCAGACCGTATCATGAACACCTTCAGCGTGGTGCCCTCACCCAAG GTGTCAGACACGGTGGTGGAACCATACAACGCCACACTCTCCGTTCACCAGCTGGTGGAGAACACAGATGAGACCTACTGCATTGATAATGAGGCCCTGTATGACATCTGCTTCCGCACACTCAAGCTCACCACGCCCACCTATGGCGACCTCAATCACCTTGTCTCAGCCACCATGAGTGGGGTGACCACCTGCCTGCGCTTCCCTGGCCAGCTCAACGCTGATCTGAGGAAGCTGGCTGTGAACATGGTGCCTTTCCCCAGGCTGCACTTCTTCATGCCAGGCTTTGCCCCCCTGACCAGCCGAGGCAGCCAGCAGTACAG AGCGCTGTCAGTCCCTGAACTCACCCAGCAGATGTTTGATGCCAAAAACATGATGGCAGCCTGCGACCCTCGTCACGGGCGCTACCTGACAGTCGCCGCCATCTTCAGAGGCCGCATGTCCATGAAGGAGGTGGACGAGCAGATGCTCAACGTGCAGAACAAGAACAGCAGCTACTTTGTGGAATGGATCCCCAACAACGTCAAGACAGCCGTCTGCGACATCCCTCCCCGCGGCCTCAAGATGGCAGCCACCTTCATCGGCAACAGCACGGCCATTCAGGAGCTGTTCAAGCGCATCTCAGAGCAATTCACCGCCATGTTCCGCCGCAAAGCCTTCCTCCACTG GTACACCGGCGAGGGCATGGATGAGATGGAGTTCACCGAGGCAGAGAGCAACATGAACGACCTCGTGTCCGAGTACCAGCAGTACCAGGACGCTACTGCTGAGGAGGAGGGCGAGTTTGAAGAGGAGGGTGAAGAGGAGTTGGCCTAA